A part of Persephonella sp. genomic DNA contains:
- a CDS encoding DUF488 domain-containing protein, producing the protein MRKIFTVGYEKIKTEDFIYLLKENNINVLVDVRENPFSMRKDFIKKYLSEILKENGISYIHLKMLGNPKFIRDNFKENKDTQEMLYKYMQHIKTKDLTSIAKLIKNNNICLMCYEKDPLDCHRTVLAFELYRRGMIDAFEDLRKRLPRNEILLFCQNISNIESILFGNDMHSWNIGTADGKKRISPCLSSSI; encoded by the coding sequence ATGAGGAAAATTTTTACCGTAGGGTATGAAAAAATAAAGACAGAAGATTTTATATATTTACTCAAAGAAAACAATATAAATGTTTTGGTTGATGTCAGGGAAAATCCTTTTAGCATGAGAAAAGATTTTATAAAAAAATATCTATCTGAAATACTAAAGGAAAATGGAATATCTTATATTCACCTAAAAATGTTAGGTAATCCTAAATTTATAAGAGATAATTTCAAAGAAAATAAGGATACTCAAGAAATGCTGTATAAATATATGCAGCACATTAAAACAAAAGATTTAACTTCTATAGCAAAATTGATAAAAAATAACAATATTTGTTTAATGTGTTATGAAAAGGATCCTCTTGATTGCCATAGAACAGTGCTGGCGTTTGAGCTTTACAGGAGGGGGATGATAGATGCTTTTGAAGACTTACGAAAAAGACTACCAAGAAATGAAATATTATTGTTTTGTCAAAACATATCCAACATTGAGTCAATCTTATTTGGAAACGACATGCACAGCTGGAATATTGGAACTGCCGACGGGAAAAAGAGAATTAGTCCGTGTCTATCCAGTTCCATATAG
- a CDS encoding RtcB family protein has translation MEKIKSLIDLTEIEPEALKQIYDVASLDIVKKLAIMPDVHTGYDLCIGGVALVEDYISPSFVGYDIGCGMCFVNTEIDADEILRSKKDREKVAQEIYRDIPVGKNIRKEPLDYVPFRSASGDKNLEKKVNDKLFLSLGTLGSGNHFIEIGKNLEGKLCITIHSGSRNIGHSIASFYMKKGRFLPLDTDIGKAYLEDMNFALEYALENRLTMMKRILKILGFTDKEIKKLLNKKLINENHNHAVLTEEGVLHRKGATPAEKGQYGIIPANMRDGVYVTVGLGNKEFLSSASHGAGRVLSRRKAKEVIDLKEFKKVMEMADIVAKVSEKTIDEAPFAYKDINKVIQAQEGVVVKVVDVVKPLINIKG, from the coding sequence ATGGAGAAGATAAAAAGTCTTATAGATCTTACTGAGATTGAGCCTGAGGCACTTAAGCAAATATATGATGTTGCCTCTTTAGACATAGTGAAAAAGCTTGCCATTATGCCTGATGTCCATACAGGTTATGACCTTTGTATAGGTGGTGTTGCTCTTGTTGAAGATTATATATCTCCCTCATTTGTTGGCTACGACATAGGTTGTGGAATGTGTTTTGTGAATACAGAAATTGATGCTGACGAGATCCTCAGATCAAAAAAAGATAGGGAAAAAGTAGCACAGGAGATATATAGGGATATACCTGTAGGAAAAAATATCAGGAAAGAACCTCTTGATTATGTTCCTTTCCGTTCTGCTTCAGGGGATAAAAATCTTGAAAAGAAGGTAAATGACAAGCTCTTTTTGTCGCTGGGAACTCTGGGAAGTGGAAACCATTTTATTGAGATAGGGAAAAATCTTGAAGGAAAGTTATGCATCACTATTCATTCAGGATCAAGGAATATAGGACACTCAATAGCTTCTTTCTATATGAAAAAAGGGAGATTTTTACCTCTTGATACAGATATAGGAAAGGCTTATCTGGAGGATATGAATTTTGCCCTTGAGTATGCTCTTGAAAATAGACTTACAATGATGAAAAGGATACTTAAGATTTTAGGATTTACAGATAAAGAGATCAAAAAGCTTTTAAACAAAAAATTGATAAATGAAAACCACAACCATGCTGTATTGACAGAGGAAGGTGTTCTCCACAGAAAAGGGGCAACACCTGCAGAAAAAGGTCAGTACGGTATTATTCCTGCCAATATGAGAGATGGTGTTTATGTAACAGTAGGACTGGGAAATAAGGAGTTTCTCTCATCTGCATCTCACGGAGCAGGCAGGGTTTTATCAAGAAGAAAGGCAAAAGAGGTTATTGATCTTAAAGAGTTCAAAAAAGTTATGGAGATGGCGGACATAGTGGCAAAGGTAAGTGAAAAAACTATTGACGAGGCTCCTTTTGCCTATAAGGATATAAACAAAGTAATACAGGCTCAAGAAGGAGTTGTTGTAAAAGTAGTTGATGTTGTCAAACCTCTGATCAATATAAAAGGGTGA
- the thiL gene encoding thiamine-phosphate kinase, whose amino-acid sequence MKIKDLGEFGLIDRLVSVLSIKNNSVVIGFGDDCSAVEIENQLYLFTGDIQLEGKHFIKDRMFPEDLGWKLVSINVSDVVACGGLPKWGFISVGFPPDTNFDYVEKIYRGINEALDFYKADIIGGNTTSSDQVLLDLFLVGKTERFVSRSGAIEGDFLLLSGFTGLSRAGLELLMMKKSRYEEFEKRLIKAFTKPVARIDLSEKIQKFANSCIDISDGLAGDLGHLQKSSKVKIVIDKSSLPVHSDLTAYCKKYEKDPYEYILYGGEDYQLAFTVSKENLEHFNDCFVIGKVEKGEGIFLIENKKTIKIKEKGFEHI is encoded by the coding sequence TTGAAAATAAAGGATCTTGGAGAGTTTGGACTAATTGATAGGCTGGTTTCAGTGCTGAGTATAAAAAACAATTCTGTTGTTATTGGTTTTGGAGATGACTGTTCAGCTGTTGAGATTGAAAATCAGCTTTATCTTTTTACAGGGGATATCCAGCTTGAAGGAAAACATTTTATAAAAGACAGAATGTTTCCTGAGGATCTTGGGTGGAAACTTGTTTCTATAAATGTTAGCGATGTTGTTGCCTGTGGAGGACTGCCTAAATGGGGTTTTATATCTGTAGGATTTCCTCCTGATACAAATTTTGATTATGTAGAAAAAATATACAGAGGAATAAATGAAGCCCTTGATTTTTACAAAGCTGACATAATAGGAGGAAATACAACCTCATCAGATCAGGTTCTTCTTGATCTTTTTCTTGTAGGAAAAACAGAAAGATTTGTCAGCAGATCAGGAGCAATAGAGGGAGATTTTTTACTTTTATCAGGATTTACAGGTCTTTCAAGGGCAGGTCTTGAGCTTTTAATGATGAAAAAGAGCAGATATGAGGAGTTTGAAAAAAGATTGATAAAGGCTTTCACAAAACCTGTGGCAAGGATTGATCTTTCTGAAAAAATACAAAAATTTGCAAACAGCTGTATAGATATAAGTGACGGTCTTGCAGGTGATCTGGGGCATCTGCAAAAATCAAGCAAAGTCAAAATTGTGATTGATAAAAGTTCTCTTCCTGTCCATTCTGATCTTACTGCATACTGTAAAAAGTATGAAAAAGATCCTTATGAGTATATATTGTATGGTGGTGAGGACTATCAGCTTGCTTTTACAGTTAGTAAAGAGAATTTAGAGCATTTTAATGACTGTTTTGTTATTGGAAAAGTTGAAAAAGGAGAAGGGATATTCCTTATAGAGAACAAAAAAACTATAAAAATAAAAGAAAAAGGGTTTGAGCATATCTAA
- the efp gene encoding elongation factor P codes for MGVKIGINQIKKDMFIVHDGEPYRVLDYDHVKPGKGQAFVRVKAKNMKTGNVIEITYKSSDSIELADFEQRQMSYSYSDGDSYWFIDMNTGDMIAVPSSVMGDEAKFLKEGMEVFIYLDKGQPIGVELPKSAVYEVVETEPGFKGDTATSTLKPAKIDTGATIQVPLFINEGDKIKIDTRTGKYIERVNE; via the coding sequence ATGGGAGTTAAGATCGGGATTAACCAGATAAAAAAGGATATGTTTATCGTTCATGATGGTGAGCCTTACAGGGTTCTTGATTACGACCATGTAAAACCGGGAAAGGGTCAGGCTTTTGTAAGGGTTAAAGCAAAAAATATGAAAACCGGAAATGTTATTGAGATAACATACAAATCTTCAGACTCAATAGAACTTGCAGACTTTGAGCAGAGACAGATGTCTTACTCATATTCTGACGGAGATTCTTACTGGTTTATTGATATGAATACAGGGGATATGATAGCTGTTCCGTCCTCTGTGATGGGAGATGAGGCAAAGTTTCTGAAAGAAGGAATGGAAGTTTTCATATACCTTGATAAAGGACAGCCGATAGGAGTAGAACTTCCAAAATCTGCCGTTTATGAGGTTGTTGAGACAGAGCCCGGATTTAAAGGAGATACAGCAACATCAACCCTAAAACCTGCAAAGATAGATACAGGAGCAACCATTCAGGTTCCTTTATTTATAAATGAGGGGGACAAAATAAAAATAGACACAAGGACTGGTAAATATATAGAAAGAGTTAATGAGTGA